A single Saccharomyces paradoxus chromosome II, complete sequence DNA region contains:
- the AIM3 gene encoding Aim3p (Protein that inhibits barbed-end actin filament elongation~similar to YBR108W), whose translation MGFWENNKDSITSGLKSAGKYGYQGTKYVAKTGYKASKKHYNNSKSRREKKNGKKNTSDEEYESEDEEEYERKPTNIRTLKDPNSFPPPPLKPEQKTYSGQHSQQQMPNGQAGYAFQGAYQGQPGAESIGQQQYAQQQYMQYPQQQQQQGLMPQQTPIYGEQVPPYGSNSNTTSYQSLPQQNQPQNAMPSQVSLNSASQQSTGFPSQNLQYGAQLGYTASPLPSQNNLQSQQQPQQPQYESHGPPNLGQSQFPSGPQQQPATQFGQQVLPAPAQPQQQQQGQPFPPPRGQPILPTPGQFLSNGSDQQQQQQQQPLNQNCAPLPQLNVGGVQGMATGQPLYGQPLPNATNVQDSNAGYGASPIQGQPLVGGQPPVPARMQPQPPQPMQAGNIYQTEPSFDSTGSTPHFEVTPFDPDAPVPKPKIDIPIVDVNSLPPPPTHRDRGAVIKQEPAPSSGNLPAASGKTPSNAVSSSPASLPLKHSRPITTDSELNSENRETDEDTAKSSILGHYDVDVNLVPPPKPFRRGPDSASSGHTRKAAPEQKVPSLPPRNNVEPPPPPSRGKPETTESMLSTNSAKAQEDPISNFLPPPKPFRHTETKQNQDAAPSLVEKKNDVLPGSPSKEGKNIEPSSLPQPKSQSQTQPRRAHMETQPIENFQPPPKPFRRSPSSNFNDDSHNIDGTEANHGRGRGRIAKHGDGDQYDSKSGNSTENDRLDHDVNAPNSFIGKRAPTPPAPPRSEKLRGAAITSEVESLKGANNYRKSSPPPSSPMQAPQSTKKVPPPVVKPKPKNFSLKANEPPRELTRKTTTDSLQRSGQGEALDSITNELSHFKLRKTNVNLEELGGSKTLKDSSPIPSDLDEKYVSASGSITPPRPPPSRSSAKKVPPVVPRKNDNLKKKPPVVPKKKPLLKSLEPRPIEMESGYSRDNYDGDDNLNPFERYKRNVVPQEEDRLHK comes from the coding sequence ATGGGATTTTGGGAGAATAACAAAGATTCGATCACCTCAGGGCTGAAAAGCGCCGGTAAATACGGCTATCAAGGAACAAAGTATGTTGCCAAGACTGGGTATAAGGCAAGTAAGAAGCACTATAACAACAGCAAATCGCGtagagaaaagaagaatggtaagaaaaatacaagCGACGAAGAGTATGAAAGCGAAGATGAGGAGGAGTACGAAAGAAAACCGACCAATATAAGAACTTTGAAAGACCCAAACTCTTTTCCTCCTCCACCTTTAAAACCAGAACAAAAAACATATTCAGGACAGCACTCCCAACAGCAAATGCCAAATGGACAGGCTGGCTATGCTTTTCAAGGAGCGTACCAAGGTCAGCCTGGTGCCGAATCGATCGGACAGCAGCAATATGCACAGCAGCAATATATGCAGTATccacaacagcaacagcaacaagGTTTAATGCCACAGCAGACGCCGATATATGGAGAGCAAGTGCCACCATATGGGTCAAATTCTAATACGACTAGTTACCAGTCTCTGCCGCAACAAAATCAGCCCCAAAATGCGATGCCAAGTCAAGTATCTCTGAATTCAGCCTCTCAGCAGAGCACAGGGTTCCCCTCGCAAAACCTACAATATGGTGCCCAACTAGGTTATACGGCATCTCCACTGCCTTCCCAGAACAACCTTCAATCCCAACAACAGCCCCAGCAGCCCCAATACGAATCACATGGCCCGCCCAATCTCGGGCAATCCCAATTTCCATCGGGCCCCCAACAGCAGCCTGCAACACAGTTTGGCCAACAAGTTTTACCAGCACCTGCACAACcgcaacagcaacaacaaggGCAACCATTTCCACCCCCGCGCGGACAACCAATTTTACCAACGCCCGGACAGTTCCTGTCAAATGGCTCTGatcaacagcaacagcaacagcagcaaccTCTAAACCAAAACTGCGCTCCATTGCCGCAATTGAACGTAGGAGGAGTTCAAGGAATGGCTACGGGTCAGCCTCTATACGGTCAACCTCTACCAAACGCAACGAACGTACAAGATTCAAACGCTGGCTATGGAGCCTCGCCCATACAAGGTCAACCTCTAGTTGGTGGACAACCACCTGTACCTGCAAGGATGCAGCCGCAGCCGCCGCAACCAATGCAGGCAGGAAACATTTATCAAACTGAGCCTTCTTTCGATTCTACTGGGTCAACCCCACATTTTGAAGTCACTCCATTTGACCCAGATGCACCTGTCCCGAAGCCCAAAATTGATATTCCTATAGTAGATGTTAATAGCCTTCCCCCACCGCCCACTCATAGAGATAGAGGGGCAGTCATAAAGCAGGAACCTGCGCCAAGCTCCGGAAATTTGCCAGCCGCTAGTGGGAAAACACCATCTAACGCGGTATCTTCTTCGCCGGCTTCTTTGCCACTAAAGCATTCAAGACCTATTACTACGGATAGTGAATTGAACTCTGAAAACAGGGAAACCGATGAGGATACTGCCAAATCTTCTATTCTAGGACATTATGATGTAGATGTGAACCTGGTGCCTCCTCCAAAACCTTTCAGACGTGGGCCCGATTCTGCATCTTCTGGGCATACTAGGAAAGCCGCACCAGAACAGAAAGTACCATCTCTTCCTCCTCGGAACAATGTTGAGCCTCCTCCTCCACCATCACGAGGCAAGCCCGAAACGACAGAGTCGATGCTGTCAACGAACTCAGCTAAAGCACAGGAAGATCCcatttctaattttttgcCTCCACCGAAGCCATTTAGACATACTGAAACCAAACAAAATCAAGATGCTGCACCATCACTtgtagaaaagaaaaatgacgTTTTGCCAGGGTCCCCCTCCAAAGAAGGTAAAAACATTGAACCATCGTCGCTACCTCAACCGAAATCCCAATCGCAAACTCAACCAAGAAGAGCGCATATGGAGACACAGCCTATTGAAAACTTTCAGCCACCTCCAAAGCCATTTAGGCGTTCACCATCGTCCAATTTTAATGATGATTCTCACAATATCGATGGAACTGAGGCGAATCATGGACGTGGCCGCGGCCGTATAGCTAAGCATGGTGATGGTGATCAATATGACTCCAAAAGTGGGAATTCTACAGAAAATGATCGTTTGGATCATGATGTAAATGCCCCTAATAGTTTTATAGGAAAAAGAGCACCAACGCCTCCGGCCCCACCCAGATCTGAGAAGTTACGTGGGGCTGCTATAACATCGGAAGTTGAAAGTTTGAAAGGCGCCAATAACTATAGAAAGTCGTCGCCTCCGCCAAGTTCACCTATGCAGGCGCCACAGTCTACCAAGAAAGTGCCTCCACCTGTTGTGAAGCCAAAACCTAAAAACTTCTCTTTGAAGGCCAATGAGCCTCCAAGAGAACTTACTAGAAAAACAACCACAGACTCACTGCAAAGAAGTGGACAAGGCGAAGCACTAGACTCCATTACAAATGAGTTGTCTCACTtcaaattaagaaaaacaaacgTCAATTTAGAAGAATTAGGTGGTTCGAAAACATTGAAGGACTCCAGTCCTATTCCCTCAGATCTAGATGAGAAATATGTATCTGCATCAGGGTCTATTACTCCTCCAAGGCCACCACCTTCCAGGTCAAGTGCAAAGAAAGTTCCACCTGTTGTCCCAAGAAAGAATGATaacttgaagaaaaagccacCAGTAGTCCCTAAGAAAAAACCATTACTAAAATCGCTTGAACCAAGACCCATTGAAATGGAAAGTGGTTATTCGAGAGATAATTATGATGGTGACGATAACTTGAATCCTTTTGAAAGGTACAAACGAAATGTTGTTcctcaagaagaagacagACTGCATAAATAA
- the CMD1 gene encoding calmodulin (Calmodulin~similar to YBR109C), translating into MSSNLTEEQIAEFKEAFALFDKDNNGSISSSELATVMRSLGLSPSEAEVNDLMNEIDVDGNHQIEFSEFLALMSRQLKSNDSEQELLEAFKVFDKNGDGLISAAELKHVLTSIGEKLTDAEVDDMLREVSDGSGEINIQQFAALLSK; encoded by the coding sequence atgTCCTCCAATCTTACCGAAGAACAAATTGCCGAATTCAAAGAAGCCTTTGCTCTTTTCGATAAAGATAACAATGGTTCTATCTCATCCAGCGAATTAGCCACTGTGATGAGGTCATTGGGTCTTTCGCCCAGTGAAGCAGAAGTCAATGACTTGATGAACGAAATAGATGTTGATGGCAACCATCAAATCGAATTCAGTGAATTTTTGGCTCTGATGTCCCGTCAACTCAAATCAAATGACTCTGAACAAGAACTATTAGAAGCTTTCAAAGTATTCGATAAGAACGGTGACGGTTTAATCTCTGCTGCTGAGTTGAAGCACGTTTTAACATCTAttggtgaaaaattgaCTGATGCCGAAGTAGATGATATGCTAAGAGAGGTTAGTGATGGATCAGGTGAGATCAACATTCAACAATTCGCTGCTTTGTTATCTAAATAG
- the ALG1 gene encoding chitobiosyldiphosphodolichol beta-1,4 mannosyltransferase (Mannosyltransferase~similar to YBR110W): protein MFLEIPRWLFALIILYLSIPLVVYYVIPYLFYGNKSTKKRIIIFVLGDIGHSPRICYHAISFSRLGWQVELCGYVEDTLPKNISSDLNITVHHMSTLERKGGGTSVIFMVKKVLFQVLCIFKLLWELRGSDYILVQNPPSIPILPIAVLYKFTGCKLIIDWHNLAYSILQLKLKGNFYHPLVLISYIIEMIFSKFADYNLTVTEAMRKYLIQSFRLNSTKCAVLYDRPASQFQPLGNDISRQKALTTKAFIKYYIRDDFDTEKGDKIIVTSTSFTPDEDIGILLGALKIYENSYVKFDSSLPRILCFITGKGPLKEKYMKQVKEYDWKRCQIEFVWLSAEDYPKLLQLCDYGVSLHTSSSGLDLPMKILDMFGSGLPVIAMNYPVLDELVQHNVNGLKFVDRRELHESLIFAMKDAHLYKNLKKNVTQEAENRWQSNWERTMRDLKLIH from the coding sequence ATGTTTTTGGAGATTCCTCGATGGTTATTTGCTTtaattatattatatcTTTCCATACCGTTAGTTGTTTATTATGTTATACCTTACTTGTTTTATGGTAACAAGTCCACCAAAAAGAGAATCATCATATTTGTACTTGGTGATATAGGTCATTCTCCAAGAATATGCTATCACGCGATAAGTTTCAGTAGGTTAGGTTGGCAAGTCGAGTTATGTGGTTATGTGGAGGACACTCTTCctaaaaatatttccaGTGATCTGAATATTACTGTGCATCATATGTCAACCTTGGAAAGAAAGGGGGGTGGGACATCAGTTATATTTATGGTTAAGAAGGTGCTCTTCCAAGTTCTATGTATTTTCAAATTACTTTGGGAATTGAGAGGAAGTGATTACATACTAGTTCAGAATCCTCCGAGCATACCCATCCTTCCTATCGCTGTACTATACAAGTTCACCGGCTGTAAACTGATTATTGATTGGCACAATTTAGCATATTCAATATTGCAATTAAAGCTTAAAGGAAATTTTTACCATCCTTTAGTGCTGATATCCTACATTATAGAGATGATATTCAGCAAATTTGCCGATTATAACTTAACTGTTACTGAAGCGATGAGAAAGTACCTGATCCAAAGCTTTCGCTTAAATTCAACGAAGTGTGCTGTTCTGTATGACCGTCCGGCTTCCCAATTTCAACCTTTGGGAAATGACATTTCTCGTCAAAAAGCCTTAACTACTAAAGCCTttataaaatattatattcGCGATGATTTTGATACAGAAAAAGGTGATAAAATTATTGTGACTTCGACATCATTTACCCctgatgaagatattggCATTTTATTAGGTGCCCTAAAAATTTACGAGAACTCATATGTCAAATTTGATTCAAGTTTGCCTAGGATCTTGTGTTTTATAACAGGTAAGGGACCGctaaaagagaaatataTGAAGCAAGTGAAAGAGTATGACTGGAAGCGCTGCCAAATCGAATTTGTGTGGTTATCTGCGGAAGACTACCCCAAATTGTTACAATTATGCGATTATGGAGTTTCCTTGCATACTTCAAGTTCAGGATTAGATCTACCGATGAAAATCCTAGATATGTTCGGTTCAGGTCTTCCTGTGATTGCAATGAACTATCCGGTACTTGATGAATTAGTACAACACAATGTGAATGGGCtaaaatttgttgatagAAGGGAGCTCCATGAATCTCTGATCTTTGCTATGAAGGATGCTCATTTGtacaaaaatttgaagaaaaatgtaaCACAAGAAGCCGAGAACAGATGGCAGTCGAATTGGGAAAGAACAATGAGAGATTTGAAGCTAATTCATTGA
- the YSA1 gene encoding ADP-ribose diphosphatase (Nudix hydrolase family member with ADP-ribose pyrophosphatase activity~similar to YBR111C), with protein sequence MFSRSIRLISLNSRRLLRTMSIAKGKPEEAKIIEARHVKETSECKWIGLQKIIYKDPNGKEREWDSAVRTTRSSGGVDGIGILTILKYKDGKPDEILLQKQFRPPVEGVCIEMPAGLIDAGEDIDTAALRELKEETGYSGKIISKSPTVFNDPGFTNTNLCLVTVEVDMSLPENQKPVTQLEDNEFIECFSVELHKFPDEMVKLDQQGYKLDARVQNVAQGILMAKQYHIQ encoded by the coding sequence ATGTTCTCGAGAAGCATAAGACTTATTTCCCTAAATTCAAGGAGGCTACTTAGAACTATGAGCATAGCCAAGGGTAAACCAGAAGAAGCCAAAATAATTGAAGCCCGTCACGTTAAAGAAACGTCTGAGTGCAAATGGATTGgtttacaaaaaattatttacaAAGATCCCAATGGCAAGGAAAGGGAATGGGATAGCGCAGTTAGGACTACTAGAAGTTCCGGTGGTGTGGACGGCATTGGTATCTTAACCATTCTAAAATACAAGGATGGCAAACctgatgaaattttacTACAAAAGCAGTTTCGTCCTCCCGTTGAGGGTGTATGCATTGAGATGCCAGCCGGTTTGATAGATGCAGGTGAAGATATTGACACCGCTGCCTTGAGAGAACTAAAGGAAGAGACAGGTTACAGTGGTAAAATAATTTCTAAAAGTCCAACTGTTTTTAATGACCCTGGATTTACCAATACCAATCTCTGCCTTGTCACTGTCGAAGTTGACATGAGTTTGCCTGAAAACCAAAAGCCAGTGACTCAATTGGAAGATAACGAATTTATCGAATGCTTTAGCGTCGAGTTGCACAAATTTCCGGATGAAATGGTTAAGTTAGATCAACAAGGCTACAAATTGGATGCACGTGTTCAAAACGTGGCTCAAGGTATTCTCATGGCTAAGCAATACCATATCCAATAG
- the SUS1 gene encoding Sus1p (similar to YBR111W), whose protein sequence is MKLFFFKIYFTDYSDHCHVYRISNELNARLLQEGWVDKVKDLTKSEMNINESTNFTQILSTVEPKALEMVSDSTKETVLKQIREFLEEIVDTQ, encoded by the exons ATGaagttgtttttttttaaaatctACTTTACTGACTATTCAGATCACTGTCACGTTTATAGAATTTCAAACGAATTAAACGCCAGACTACTCCAAGAAGGTTGGGTGGATAAAGTCAAAGATTTGACTAAATCAGAGATGAACATAAATGAATCTACGAATTTCACGCAGATTTTATCCACCGTAGAACCAAAAGCATTAG AAATGGTATCGGATTCAACAAAGGAAACCgttttgaaacaaataagggaatttcttgaagaGATTGTAGATACACAATGA
- the CYC8 gene encoding transcription regulator CYC8 (General transcriptional co-repressor~similar to YBR112C): MNPGGEQTIMEQPAQQQQQQQQQQQAAVPQQPLDPLTQSTAETWLSIASLAETLGDGDRAAMAYDATLQFNPSSAKALTSLAHLYRSRDMFQRAAELYERALLVNPELSDVWATLGHCYLMLDDLQRAYNAYQQALYHLSNPNVPKLWHGIGILYDRYGSLDYAEEAFAKVLELDPHFEKANEIYFRLGIIYKHQGKWSQALECFRYILPQPPAPLQEWDIWFQLGSVLESMGEWQGAKEAYEHVLAQNQHHAKVLQQLGCLYGMSNVQFYDPQKALDYLLKSLEADPSDATTWYHLGRVHMIRTDYTAAYDAFQQAVNRDSRNPIFWCSIGVLYYQISQYRDALDAYTRAIRLNPYISEVWYDLGTLYETCNNQLSDALDAYKQAARLDVNNVHIRERLEALTKQLENPGNINKSNGAPTNASPAPPPVILQPTLQPNDQGNPLNARIPAQSANPTASMVQQQQQQHPAQQTPINSSATMYSNGTSPQLQAQAQAQAQAQAQAQAQAQAQAQAQAQAQAQAQAQAQAQAQAQAQAHAQAQAQAQAQAQAQAQAQQHHQQQQQQQQQQQQHHQQQQQQQQQQQQQQQQQQQQQQQQQQQQQQQQQQQQQQLQALPRQQQQQKGVSVQMLNPQQGQPYVTQPSVIQAHQLQPFSAQTMEHPQGSQLPPQQQQLQSIQHPQQLQGQPQTQAPQPLIQHNLEQNALPQKRYMEGAIHTLVDAAVSSSAHPENNTKSPHQSAPPVPNQAPAEITTNTEPQLKKQKLSSPNSNINKLVNTVTAIEENSTSEINNPPAAVVEPNTSNTLQEEKPAKANSIPPIIHAQQSPQEAITTEEATKPASVPPSTKTLNAESEQSGIQSTLSPENSITKANDQSTAETIELPTTTVPAEVSPVENDVRQYSKEENGTTEASASSTEEKETVPTGEAEKQQDEPPATTVTVIKPTLETMETVKEEAKMREEEQTTQEKSPQENSLPRENVVRQVEEDENYDD; the protein is encoded by the coding sequence ATGAATCCGGGCGGTGAACAAACAATAATGGAACAACCCGctcaacagcaacagcaacagcaacagcaacagcaggCAGCAGTTCCCCAGCAGCCACTAGACCCACTAACACAATCAACCGCGGAAACTTGGCTCTCCATTGCTTCTTTGGCGGAAACGCTTGGTGATGGCGACAGGGCTGCAATGGCGTATGACGCCACTTTACAATTCAATCCCTCCTCTGCGAAGGCTTTAACATCTTTGGCTCATTTGTACCGTTCCAGAGACATGTTCCAAAGAGCTGCCGAATTATATGAAAGGGCACTTTTGGTAAATCCCGAACTATCAGATGTGTGGGCTACTTTGGGTCACTGTTATCTGATGCTGGATGATTTGCAAAGAGCTTACAATGCCTACCAACAAGCTCTCTACCACCTCAGTAACCCAAACGTACCGAAATTATGGCATGGTATCGGCATTCTTTATGACAGATATGGTTCGCTAGACTATGCCGAAGAAGCTTTTGCCAAAGTCTTGGAATTAGACCctcattttgaaaaggcaAACGAAATTTACTTCAGACTAGGTATCATCTACAAACATCAGGGTAAATGGTCTCAAGCTTTAGAATGCTTCAGATACATTCTCCCTCAACCTCCTGCTCCCTTACAGGAGTGGGACATATGGTTTCAGTTGGGTAGTGTTTTGGAAAGTATGGGAGAATGGCAAGGTGCGAAAGAGGCCTACGAGCATGTTTTGGCTCAGAATCAACATCACGCTAAAGTATTACAACAACTGGGTTGTCTTTACGGCATGAGCAACGTACAATTTTATGATCCTCAAAAGGCATTAGATTACCTCTTAAAATCGTTAGAAGCGGATCCCTCCGATGCCACTACATGGTACCATCTCGGTAGAGTGCATATGATTAGGACAGATTACACTGCCGCATACGATGCTTTCCAACAAGCCGTCAATAGAGATTCGAGAAATCCTATCTTTTGGTGCTCAATCGGTGTTTTATACTACCAAATCTCTCAATACAGAGACGCTTTAGACGCTTACACAAGGGCTATAAGGTTAAATCCTTATATTAGTGAGGTTTGGTATGATCTAGGTACCCTTTACGAAACTTGTAACAATCAATTATCTGACGCCCTTGACGCGTATAAACAAGCTGCAAGATTGGATGTAAATAATGTTCACATAAGAGAAAGATTAGAAGCTTTAACGAAACAATTAGAAAACCCGGGCAACATAAACAAATCGAATGGTGCTCCGACAAATGCCTCTCCTGCGCCACCTCCTGTGATCTTACAACCTACCTTACAACCTAACGATCAAGGTAATCCTTTAAATGCTAGAATTCCAGCCCAATCTGCCAACCCTACTGCTTCAATGgtacaacaacaacagcagcagcatCCTGCTCAACAGACCCCAATTAACTCTTCTGCAACAATGTACAGTAATGGAACTTCCCCTCAATTACAAGCGCAGGCTCAAGCTCAGGCGCAAGCGCAAGCGCAGGCTCAAGCACAGGCACAGGCACAAGCCCAAGCACAAGCACAAGCACAAGCACAAGCCCAAGCCCAAGCCCAAGCCCAAGCGCAAGCCCAAGCGCAAGCACACGCACAAGCACAGGCCCAAGCGCAAGCGCAAGCACAAGCGCAAGCACAGGCACAACAACATCaccaacagcaacaacaacaacaacaacaacaacaacaacatcaccaacaacaacaacaacaacaacaacaacaacaacagcaacagcaacaacagcaacaacaacaacaacagcagcagcagcaacaacaacaacagcaacaacaacaacaacaacaattgCAAGCACTACCAAggcaacagcaacagcaaaaaGGAGTTTCTGTGCAAATGTTAAATCCTCAACAAGGACAGCCGTATGTCACCCAACCAAGTGTCATACAAGCTCACCAACTGCAACCATTTTCTGCACAAACCATGGAACATCCGCAAGGCTCTCAGCTACCACctcaacagcaacaactACAATCTATTCAACATCCACAACAACTTCAAGGCCAGCCTCAAACCCAAGCTCCTCAGCCTTTAATCCAGCATAACCTGGAGCAGAACGCTCTTCCTCAGAAGAGATATATGGAAGGTGCAATTCACACTTTAGTGGATGCCGCCGTATCCAGTAGCGCTCATCCAGAAAATAACACAAAGTCTCCTCACCAATCAGCTCCTCCAGTTCCAAATCAAGCTCCTGCGGAAATAACAACGAACACTGAACCGCAGctgaagaagcaaaaaCTGAGCTCTCCGAATTCGAACATCAACAAATTAGTGAATACTGTTACTGCCATCGAGGAGAATTCAACATCTGAGATAAACAATCCACCAGCAGCAGTAGTGGAGCCTAATACGAGTAATACTTTACAAGAGGAAAAACCTGCAAAAGCAAATTCTATACCTCCAATAATTCACGCGCAACAATCTCCACAGGAAGCTATTACCACTGAAGAAGCTACCAAACCAGCTTCTGTGCCTCCTTCCACAAAAACACTCAATGCGGAATCAGAGCAATCTGGCATACAATCGACTTTATCACCGGAAAATTCAATAACAAAGGCAAATGATCAAAGTACTGCTGAGACCATAGAACTCCCTACTACTACTGTCCCTGCAGAAGTAAGCCCGGTAGAAAACGACGTAAGGCAGTATTCTAAAGAGGAGAACGGCACAACTGAAGCATCAGCGTCTTCTACTGAAGAGAAGGAAACAGTGCCTACCGGAGAAGCTGAAAAACAACAAGATGAACCTCCTGCTACAACGGTGACAGTAATAAAACCTACTTTGGAAACAATGGAAACAGTAAAAGAGGAAGCCAAAATGCGCGAAGAAGAGCAAACTACTCAAGAAAAGTCCCCCCAGGAGAATTCACTTCCAAGAGAGAATGTGGTAAGGCAAGTGGAAGAAGATGAGAATTATGACGACTAA